The genomic interval aaaggtagcagattattcagaatacaattataatagtttaaaaacattgtttcaAGTTTTGTCGGCATTTGGTTTTAACCACAAAAAATCTATTCGAATAGACGGatagattatttgcgtcagataataGACTACTGAAGTTCTAATATACGAATgggctacttaagttttgaaatatggcaacactgatgtgaatatgtcaaatctgacattgccatcatgaagtttgacaaatcaaaaaataaaattaaatcacgAACTTTTTCGTacgataattttctatgactttcgacgtgaattaaaccaacagcCGTGTACCGATCAACTCGCTCCGAGTTTTGTTGAAGAAGCACCATCTCCATCTACCGtttttcgctggttttccgaattcaattaTGGTCTCACTTCGCTACGggatgaattttgtgaaggtcgtccaaaatcggctgttgtgccagaaaacatcgatgctgtgcataAACTGATACTGCAAGATCGTCATATGACATACTGTGATATTGAGGCATACTTGAACATTAGTTACAATCGCATACGATTGGGgcaaataaatgctgaaaacattcaatacttcaaaagacatctataaaatcgtgacaggcgaagaatcatggatctatgcatataaattaaacaacattcgactgtatgggtccttcaagacgaaccaaatccaacaaCAGTTGTACGCGCATGATGAAGCATTACAAAGCAAATGATCGCCTGTTGTTCCGGAATAAATGGACGTGTCGCCACCGTTTATTTAGAACAAGGTAGAAggatcaattctgaatggtaaatCAGAATTTGGTTGCCacaatattcgaaaaaatcagggaaaccaattgcagaagacgaatcattctccactatGACCATGTGAATTCACACATCAGTtcgaacaaaaacgtttttgaacagtcaaaacatcgaattgatggatcattcTCCGTACAGTATTGTTTGGCtcccaataatttcttcttattaccgcagattaaaaataaattgcgaggtcaatttttttctacacctgaaaaaGCGGTTGTAGCGTACAAATCACTTGTTTTGGAGGTATCTCAATCGAAATGGGAAAACTGCTTcaataatttgttcaaatttatgcaaaaatatattgttcttaatggagaatattttgaaaaacagccatatccaattacgagtataaatattggtttttatttttctaagtcaaaacttaagtagcaacaaTCGTATTCAGCTGAGTAACTAAATGCTGCACTCAAAACCTATTTTGCTCGCTTCAGATCCAAATATTTCCGCAGTATGTTTGAATCTgggagattttgaaaaaaatacagtaCATAACAAGTCTCTTTTTATGATATATAAGTAActattctgttttatttttttttattttaggttttATGTCTTCTGTAACAAACCAATTTTATGCATATTATTGGAGATATTATATTAAACCATATAAAAGTCACAAATTCTTGTTTGgcaaaaaaatcatcaattatttattcttcaaaCTGAATGGGTTTCATTAGTAAATTTAGTGCATGGGTTTCagtaaaatatatcattattataacttaatttttttattaatttattattgctaGTTTCATTGAAAGCTTACAATAATGTTTTGCTGGAACAAGCATTTTTCAGTCAAATATGAAATTCAATATTGATTacgtgtttaaaaaataaattcattcattccaATATATCCGTATAActttaatgaataaattaaggAGTTTTGATAGTTTTAGCTATCCAGCCCAAATATTTGGTTGTGTCAgtaaaaataacatatttattgGAATCACAACTATCTCCTTTAGATACAGTATTCGAAACAATCCCTCTTAGCTGCCAAACAGTGTTGGCTCCAGATGAGCCACTTTTGGGGAAAATCAGACCACCTCCTGAATCACCGAGACATACAGACGTGCCTAAAAGGAATTCAAAAGAGACTGTTCTCAATAATGTCAAttgaatatacagaaataaatTACCATTTCCGTAACCAGCACAAAAGTTAGTTTCTTTATTTGTATATAAGGAGTAAAACTCTGGATAAGAATAAATACAGTCCAAGGTATCTATAACTGGCATGTTAGCCTGCATTAATAAATCAGTCGTGGAATGTCCCTTGTGATCTCTGCCCCATCCTACTGAAATTCCTACGAATAATGAATTAGTTATCTATActacatataagaaatgtaagTAACATTTGCTAATCGAGAAAGATTTTGCGCCCGAACGAAAACAAGTGCTGACAATTAAATTTGAGACTAGTAAATATAATTACATCCggtaaaatatataagattttttctCCTTCCCGCAGAATTTAttcttggattttttttaattacattcgATATTTTTCGCATGAAATTATGGACAACTTTGAGCGGTTTCTATAGCATCGTAaacattgttattttatcaacaaacgTCAACTTGAGAACTCATTATTAAAAGTTgagagaaattgaaattaatataacCAACATATATTGCTTGGTGTCCAAGAAATActgttatagttcttccaataacTATTGCAGATTAGAAAAACCTTATACatacctcattttatatatttattatttttataaatacttttaaacatACGTTTATCTTATAAGAGAAAGTATTCATTAAAAGGCGATCGAATCAGTATAAATTGGatggcattatacgccgttatttagacagatgcacttaattgtagtcctacttggaacttggcACTTTGGGAGTGCCGACAAAAGTGAAAACTTGAATATTAACGTTATgcatttttgatgttttggAATGGTTAAGGAATAATTTTGCAAATATTGCTTTAATTATCAATAGAAAAGTACTATCATTTATGTGGTAGAATACAATCTTTATTTATTGCGCATCGTACACAAACAtgacaatttatattatataaaaaagtttatctCTCTGAAAAATCAACCTCCATCTATAATTTCAACGAATTTTTACCATCTTTATTACTAGAACCATAATCGATTCGAACCTATTTATTGTCTAATAAAGACCGCAGCAATAGTAGTTTTGTGTTTCGTTGTGCTACGCCATTCGTCGTACGAATTTTCGATCAGGTCACGTGTCCTGACGCgagtttatcattttttacccattacaaaaaaagtgtacAACGCCACTAAAGAAATTTTCGTCTTACGAATTTTCGATCAGGTTACGTGTCCTGACGTCCTTTTTACTCATTACAAAAAAGTGTACAACGCCGCTAAAGAAGTTTTCActtcaaaaatcattattatacctcgttaacttgctacaactgaatattacattataaaacgtaaataaatGAGTGAAATGTACCTGCCTTTAAGGAAGTTTgatttaaacagggtaccagacgtgaactctTTTTGAACCCCATTCGTTTTtctctggaaaacgaaatttcaaagtaaataccataaaggaaaataaattctccgcaaataaaacaaaagaaaaaacattccGTCAGTCAGAATCGTCtctcatcatttgattgaattatgaagggttgtaaagagggtcATACCACAttctcatcttcttctttgataacatgttcaaaacaatttttcgaaaactcTTGGTGGTCTGTtgctaaaattttctttatgagttctacaacctctttactcatTTCTGGAGagattttcgtaattctgattttacgtttgcccacaTAAATTCTGTAGGATTAAATATGGAGCAAGGAGATAATCTGAAAAGAGTATAACCTGTTCTTTGCACatcttgtcaatataataaacttCCTCTAACTTCAGACCTctaataacagtaagcaattctttgtttgttgggcctTTTTTACGAGTgctgacaggaataggaatattttactactatttggtatcGTCTAAAGAACGTcatgtttctatttatttaaagaaatttacgaattaaataaatctcaccaagccacgccaatgcttatcgcagattttctggcaggaatatttcgaagaaatttaGTACATACGGCTTcagccaatagaaatgcatttatgttaacgattcgatgttttcattgtaAACAGTCCACGTTGACTGACGATTTGtaagatgtttaccgaattttatacggggagtaaacattatttttcatttcttaatttggtatcaGTGCCGtccgtatttatgaaatatagaTTGTTCcccgcataactgtcttctgcaattgatattggaagaactatactgcAAATTGTTAACAAAAGTGAAAATAgttattcatattttgtatataatgtCCATAATTCTAAACATTGTACTATTATATGAATCATTGTTAGTTGTtgacgaaataaaataattaaatgttaTTCCTATATTTGTggttgaaaattaatgaatagcctatttttttaagtaaataggATACACATTTTATATGATACAAGATATTACCACCAAAGTGTGGTGAGTTGACTTGTAAGCTGACGTTAAGGGcaattgacatatttttgttaattgtcACTTACTTGTCAAAATGCGTTGTTTCCAATGTAAGGAGGAGAAAAAGTTATGGTAAATCAAGaattaaattctaaataaacagaaatacaaataaaactataaaaaattgaaaaccatCAAATAGAATgcattagttttttttttaagatgcgttatggaatataaaatttcttatttcatgCTGGGCCTATTCTTTTCATTGTGTTCGGGTTTAGTTACTACTATTACATTCATATGGAACTAATTTATAAGGAGTTGTTTGGTTCATAAAAGTTTTGATCTTTATGAAAATTCAGCTTTTACTATGAGAGTGAATGGATTTAGACTAGTATGGATTGTTTTTAGTTCATCCCAACTAAGAAATTGTCTGATAAAATATTAGACAGACCGAGTATTCtataacaatgaaattttgaattgagcAGCTTTGTTATCCAATTAAATGATATTTGAGACAGATCAGgaactgaaaatgaaaaatgaaccCTATTTCTATGAAACCAGAAGTGTAGATAATGAAGTGGATCATTACACAGTTTTTCTGTCTGTATTAAAAAACGTATTAAAGAGgtttaataacatttttgtacatattttgtCGATCAATGTTATTATCTGTAATGGATAGTATCTGAAGTACAGACAATTAATGGTCAAGAATAACCGAAAACTCCTTCAATGACCTATATGTAAAAGAGCTACAAgctacatataaaaaaattgaagatcatTAATGTATTATTCGATATATGAAGGGACCATCATCACAAGCGATAGTTCATGAACTAATGGGAATATTATATTTGCTTAATAATCCCAAAATTATACAAGAACCTAAaagaaatatttgcaaaaattttgaACTTCCTCCACTcaatacattattattttgattgttattatatcttgaatattgaatatatcgCAAAGTGGTCAAAAATTATGTGTTTTTATCTCAGTTCGGCAAAGCagaattgaataatataattgaactaaaaaaattggatgGTCAATCTTATAAAACGAATATCACTCCCCAAACtccaattcaaatttttcacctATGCCCTTCTGCACAAACACCTCTAGGAATTTACATCGGAATAATTATACCAATACGTACCTACTTTATTAATTACAGTATCTAAGGATATACTATCTTCCCATAAACATATAGGTCTTACGTAGTTAGAGTATTCGATTggtttattcaattttagaattgcAATGTCATTGTAAAAGGAAGTTCGGTTGAAATTTTCGTGTACACTCACTTTTATTACCGAAAACGATTGCTCGAATTTTCCTGATACCCATAGGCCATGCTTTCCTACAAAAAAGAAAGTAATTTTCAGCTAAAAATATTGAGCGATTATTATATAGATTATATACGTTACCGGCAATGTGTATAATccggtattgtatacaatacctaggCAATGTATAGAATACCTAAAACGGGCAGGTAAAGTAagaaatagatttattttaCACTTTACCTAGGTATTCTATACAATGCCAAACTTGCAGCAGGTAATGTAACACTCGAACGCAATTGTGgttattacaaacaaataagtaCGGTAAGCTTCATAGAACCCTGATACCCTTCCTAGAGGCGCCATTTTAAGCATTAATGGAAGTGAATCGTTTTAGCATGACCGTTCACTCGCGAGTGTACGCCGCACGCGGGTATCCTTtgcaaatgaaattaaatcttTTGACAAGAGACGGCACGGCGCCAAGGCGGCGCGATCAAAGTAATAATAATGTAGAATAATGTCGGTACACCCGAACGCAATTGTGTTTAATAAAACAGaatacgaataaaaattatcgggACACACAAGCTAGgtgcaaatataattttaatcaaaaatatgcgaaagtaggtaaattcaaagtaaaattacacCACAATTCTTCATCACTCGAACTGTCAGAGTTACTACCACccgtatttttaataagagaGCCATTATCACGCTCtgaatccaaaacaaaatatttaggtacttattttcttctgtaattGCGTGAACTACGTATACTTATGTTCCACATAAATGTggaattaccttttttattattactttctttTAGTTTGACTTACAGCTGGAGTGTCTGTAGGTTGCTACGGAGGTAAGTACATAGGTGTAATTTATCCAGAATCTTATCAAATGTCGGATTTTTTGAGGATAAATTCAATTCGTAGTACAACAGTTCACAAACACAATCTTTCACTACGGAGGCGCTTCGATATAAAACTGTCAATTTCACTTTTGGGTGTACGCCGCACGCGGTAgcctttgtaaataaaattaaatcctttgACAAGAGGCGGCGCGGGCGCGGCGGGCGGGCGGCCGGTCAGGTCAAAGGAGCCGCCGCCGCCGCTTGAGAAAAAGGATACCGCGACACTATTTAAGCAAACAGCCGCATTTCTCCATTTCATTTCGCGACGTGCGATGATACTGTTAACACGTGTATTGAGCTATTTGCGtcatagttattatttttgctaattttcgTCAGGTAggaaagtaatttaatttattaaaaaatggcgGCCGAACAACGAATAGCTGAGATGAAAGaaagattttattcacaattacaaataaaaagagaagcagcaaatacaaaaaatcgcacgtttattgaaaaaaatcgttatgaacaattgatagaagaaacaaaaaatgcaaaaacggCTGAAAAAAAGGCTTCTCGGGATTACTGGTTATTGAAGCATTATGATGTTATAACTGTTGGTCAGAAAGATATGTTGATTTTTCCTGTGGATGCTActacaaataatattatatactacGTTGCTGatactgaattatttcaaatacttcacGACGCACATCAAAGGATCGGCCATGGAGGACGAGACAAAATGCTGAAGGAGCTTTCTTCAAGATATAAGAATATAACTCGCCACTCGAACTGTTTAGGTACttattttcttctgtaattGCGTGAACTACGTATACTTATGTTCCACATAAATGTggaattaccttttttattaatacgtTGAAGTGATGGTCTGCGATTTGTACAACTCATGAAGAATAGTGCGTTTCACTCAGGAATCAACAGAACACCTTATGAAGCTCTTATTGGgtcgaaaataaaagttggcaTATATTTGCCTTTTGAGGATACTCACAACCTGGAGAgcgaagaagatttagaaaaagtgaTGAAGTCATCTTCAGAATCTGTAATAGATGCGGCTGAGACATCAGAAACTGAAACAGCTGACACTCAACCTCTACAGGCACCAGATCAACAAAACGCTGCACTCGATAGTTTTAACATCGGTAAGGAAGCTTCAAATGTCCAAAGTGCGCATGATGAACACATGGCTATCCCAAATACTAAGAATGTTGTTGAGCCTACGAATGTCGAAAATCTTCCTTGTGAGGTAAATGATCAAGCGTTACATGATCTGAATTTGGTATCAGTACGAGAGGAGTCATTGAGTTGTGCACTTATATGCTGTGTTTGTTCCGAGGAGACAACAGGTGGTCATTCGTGCAGAATGTGCAATAGGCCTATTCATACTATTTGTGCTGCTCCGgaagaaaatattgcagaaGGTTTTGGATCCAAAGTTGCTTGTCCTTTATGCGCAAAAAACGCCTTTTCGATAGAAAACCGCATCAGAGCCAAAGAGAATTTGATAGTACAAGCTCAGAAAATGCTTaaaacttctgaaaaaaaattccctcCCGTATCGTTGGGTACCACTGTACGCATTCCTGTTCCAGAAGTCGATAGAGGTCGTGGTGATGCTCGCAATATACTGGCTGTAGTATTACACAAAACTGATGACGATCTATATCAACTAGGCACAAAGCAAGGCGTTGTCAAGACATTGTATTCAAGACAACAGTTCACTGTTTGCCATCAGAAATTACTGCAAGAAGAAGACGTCCCCAATATGGAAACGACACTCCGTACAGTTGCGATTTTCAATCTACGGGGACAGGACAGGGCTTTGTGAAATGTAGCTGCAAAAAAAACTGTGACTCTAAAAAGTGTTccctatatattattatatatgttaccggcaatgtgtataattcaggtattgtatacaatccCTAGGTAATGTATACAATCCCTGGGGCGTCCAGGCAATGTATGAAATATCATGAATATCATTGTCCATTTCATACTTTAcctaggtattgtatacaattcctAGGGATTGTATAGAATACCTGCTGGTTCACCGgtaatgtgtaaaataaataaatcttaagaCTAAACTAATGTTGGTAATCcggttaatatcaataaatcttaacaGACTTACTTATCAAATAGCggacaaataaaacatgttgtatttacttgaaataaactttattatcaactttaaaatcacaaaaaaataacaggaaaCTTAAAATTCTTCTTGTTTTCTTGTTTGTAACATAACATTACAAGTAtcttttaacataatataagtaattttgtaattgaacttcacaaacaaaacaattctctttataacaaaaagtagGTCTAATAGGCATTCCcaattttaagtaaaagtaggttttatttattcttacacGACAAACTATTATGGCACTTTGAAGAGCACAGAGCCTTACTTTTGACACAGGAACACTTTTTAGAgtcacatttttttttgcaGCTACATTTCTCAAAGCCCTGTCCTGTCCCCGTAGATTGAAAAGTCGCATCTGTACGGAGTGTCGTTTCCAGATTGGCGACGTCTTCTTCTTGCAGTAATTTCTGATGGCAAACAGTGAACTGTTGTCTTGAATACAATGTCTTGACAACGCCTTGCTTTGTGCCTAGTTGATATAGATCGTCATCAGTTTTGTGTAATACTACAGCCAGTATATTGCGAGCATCACCACGACCTCTATCGACTTCTGGAACAGGAATGCGTACAGTGGTACCCAACGATACGGgagggaattttttttcagaagttttAAGCATTTTCTGAGCTTGTACTATCAAATTCTCTTTGGCTCTGATGCGGTTTTCTATCGAAAAGGCGTTTTTTGCGCATAAAGGACAAGCAACTTTGGATCCAAAACCttctgcaatattttcttcCGGAGCAGCACAAATAGTATGAATAGGCCTATTGCACATTCTGCACGAATGACCACCTGTTGTCTCCTCGGAACAAACACAGCATATAAGTGCACAACTCAATGACTCCTCTCGTACTGATACCAAATTCGGATCATGTAACGCTTGATCATTTACCTCACAAGGAAGATTTTCGACATTCGTAGGCTCAACAACATTCTTAGTATTTGGGATAGCCATGTGTTCATCATGCGCACTTTGGACATTTGAAGCTTTCTTACCAATGTTAAAACTATCGAGTGCAGCGTTTTGTTGATCTGGTGCCTGTAGAGGTTGAGTGTCAGCTGTTTCAGTTTCTGATGTCTCAGCCGCATCTATTACAGATTCTGAAGATGACTTCAtcactttttctaaatcttcttcgcTCTCCAGGTTGTGAGTATCCTCAAAAGGCAAAGATAtgccaacttttattttcgacCCAAAAAGAGCTTCATAAGGTGTTCTTTTGACTCCTGAGTGAAACGCCCTATTCTTCATGAGTTGTACAAATCGCAGACCATCACTCCAACGTTCGCTATCGTTATCTTGCATCCAAGTTGTAAGCATGTTTTCAATGTCCTGGTTAGCTCGTTCGACACTCCCTTGACTTTGGGAATGTCTAGGCTTGCCATGCACAATTTTTAAGTTCGGCCAGTATATTTTAAGATTACTGACCACTCGGTTTGCGAATTCTCGACCGTTGTCCAATTGTAAGATGGCTGGTGCATCAATCAGTGTAAAAATATCCAGTAAATTGTACGCTACTTCCTCAGCGCGTTTTGTTTTCAGGGCTCTTAATATGACAAACTTTGcgagatgatcctgatagaacattatgaatttataatccCGGTTTGGATGAAATTGATAGTCTATCAAATCTACTTGACAGCGAGAAATAAATTCTGTTGAAAGTATGGGCTTCACGACAATccctttttttattcctttttgtttttgctggcAGGGTTCGCAAAGTtgcaaaaatagttcaacatcGTGGCGAGTTATATTCTTATATCTTGAAGAAAGCTCCTTCAGCATTTTGTCTCGTCCTCCATGGCCGATCCTTTGATGTGCGTCgtgaagtatttgaaataattcagtatCAGCAACgtagtatataatattatttgtagTAGCATCCACAGGAAAAATCAACATATCTTTCTGACCAACAGTTATAACATCATAATGCTTCAATAACCAGTAATCCCGAGAAGCCTTTTTTTCAGccgtttttgcattttttgtttcttctatcaattgttcataacgatttttttcaataaacgtgcgattttttgtatttgctgcttctctttttatttgtaattgtgaataaaatctttCTTTCATCTCAGCTATTCGTTGTTCGGCcgccattttttaataaattaaattactttccTACCTGAcgaaaattagcaaaaataataactatgaCGCAAATAGCTCAATACACGTGTTAACAGTATCATCGCACGTCGCGAAATGAAATGGAGAAATGCGGCTGTTTGCTTAAATAGTGTCGCGGTATCCTTTTTCTCaagcggcggcggcggcttcTTTGACCTGACCGGCCGCCCGCGGTATCCTTTTTGTCAAGCGGCGGCTCCTTTGACCTGACCGGCCGCCCGCCGCGTCCGCGCCGCCTCTTGTcaaaggatttaattttatttacaaaggcTACCGCGTGCGGCGTACACCCAAAAGTGAAATTGACAGTTTTATATCGAAGCGCCTCCGTAGTGAAAGATTGTGTTTGTGAACTGTTGTACTACGAATTGAATTTATCCTCAAAAAATCCGACATTTGATAAGATTCTGGATAAATTACACCTATGTACTTACCTCCGTAGCAACCTACAGACACTCCAGCTGTAAGTCAAACTAaaagaaagtaataataaaaaaggtaattccACATTTATGTGGAACATAAGTATACGTAGTTCACGCaattacagaagaaaataagtacctaaatattttgttttggattcaGAGCGTGATAATGGCtctcttattaaaaatacggGTGGTAGTAACTCTGACAGTTCGAGTGATGAAGAATTGTGgtgtaattttactttgaatttacctactttcgcatatttttgattaaaattatctttgcacCTAGCTTGTGTGTcccgataatttttattcgtattttgttttattaaacacaATTGCGTTCGGGTGTACCGacattat from Diorhabda sublineata isolate icDioSubl1.1 chromosome 8, icDioSubl1.1, whole genome shotgun sequence carries:
- the LOC130447328 gene encoding chymotrypsinogen A-like isoform X2, which produces MNWLGAVKSDSANTKFTIKSNKEMKANTVYKAEIYVVYDPYYDLKPPRLIKIKLNDKEICPHYEVEKIVQTIPNNNNYRPLLDININVPKCGIPIATPVALITEGQRTQPGQFPWHGALYRKDGDTDVYICGGTLIDKQHIVTAAHCATKQNFQFPRDPKEMVVILGKHGLWVSGKFEQSFSVIKVSVHENFNRTSFYNDIAILKLNKPIEYSNYVRPICLWEDSISLDTVINKVGISVGWGRDHKGHSTTDLLMQANMPVIDTLDCIYSYPEFYSLYTNKETNFCAGYGNGTSVCLGDSGGGLIFPKSGSSGANTVWQLRGIVSNTVSKGDSCDSNKYVIFTDTTKYLGWIAKTIKTP